Proteins encoded within one genomic window of Prosthecobacter fusiformis:
- the abc-f gene encoding ribosomal protection-like ABC-F family protein: MLSVSNVSKTYAGRTLFSGVSFHINRGEKIGLIGPNGAGKSTLFSLLLRETTPDDGLVTMEKNLEFGFLPQESAPVDDMTVLELATSHCHEHSRWEAEPKAKRILKGLAFRETDFDRNARTLSGGWVMRAHLARLLVQEPDLLLLDEPTNHLDLESLIWFQDYLQGYPGAILMISHDREFLNALTDAILEIAHSKVNRYRGNYDAYLLEKVAREEQMKGAFENQQKEIAKLQQWADRFKAKANFASRAQDKLKMIDRMEKLEGPATAAKTVKFRFPQPQRSGQRVLTLKGLDFSYGETPVYNGLDFEIERGQRIVLVGPNGAGKSTLLKLLAGALTPQAGKRDLGHNVKQGYFAQYRGDVLNMKHTVLQSAMDLPSRPGENMCRTLLGSFLFHGDDVFKPVGVLSGGEKSRLALVRLLLDPPNLLLMDEPTTHLDMGSIDALIGALEDYEGTLVFISHDVHFIRAMAKGVIHIAGGVLTPYSGDYQYFLDKTKATSAREALTATLTNSQPGAWDTPKKAFSPPKSKEQKRLEAEARNNRAKGKKDLEKNVTRIEEELAALDKRKMELVELLQDGATYSDAARFKALSKELEEIEPRVATKTAAWEKAAGELEALIAKEAAS, translated from the coding sequence ATGCTATCCGTTTCGAATGTCAGCAAGACCTATGCAGGCCGCACTTTGTTCAGCGGCGTGTCTTTTCACATCAACCGGGGTGAAAAGATCGGCCTCATTGGCCCCAACGGCGCAGGAAAATCCACCCTCTTCTCCCTCCTCCTTCGCGAGACCACCCCGGATGACGGCCTCGTCACCATGGAGAAGAACCTCGAATTCGGCTTCCTCCCTCAGGAAAGCGCCCCGGTCGATGACATGACCGTGCTGGAGCTGGCCACCAGCCACTGCCATGAGCACAGCCGCTGGGAGGCCGAGCCAAAGGCCAAACGCATCCTCAAAGGCCTCGCCTTCCGCGAGACCGATTTCGACCGCAATGCCCGCACCCTCAGCGGCGGCTGGGTCATGCGCGCCCACCTCGCCCGCCTGCTCGTTCAGGAGCCAGATCTCCTCCTGCTGGATGAGCCGACCAACCATCTCGATCTCGAGTCCCTCATCTGGTTCCAGGATTACCTCCAGGGTTATCCCGGTGCCATCCTCATGATCTCCCATGACCGTGAATTCCTGAATGCCCTCACCGATGCCATTCTCGAAATCGCTCACAGCAAGGTCAACCGCTACCGGGGCAACTACGATGCCTACCTTCTGGAAAAAGTGGCGCGTGAGGAGCAGATGAAAGGCGCCTTTGAAAATCAGCAAAAGGAAATCGCCAAGCTCCAGCAATGGGCGGACCGCTTCAAGGCCAAGGCCAACTTCGCCTCCCGCGCCCAGGATAAGCTGAAGATGATCGACCGCATGGAAAAGCTGGAAGGCCCAGCCACCGCAGCCAAGACCGTCAAATTCCGCTTCCCCCAGCCCCAGCGCAGCGGCCAGCGCGTCCTCACCCTCAAAGGGCTGGACTTCTCCTATGGCGAGACCCCCGTTTACAACGGCCTGGATTTCGAGATCGAGCGCGGCCAGCGCATCGTCCTCGTCGGCCCCAACGGTGCCGGTAAATCCACCCTGCTGAAGCTTCTCGCCGGAGCACTCACACCTCAGGCTGGCAAGCGCGACCTCGGCCATAACGTCAAGCAGGGTTACTTCGCCCAATATCGTGGGGATGTGCTCAACATGAAGCACACCGTCCTCCAGTCCGCCATGGACCTCCCCAGCCGTCCGGGGGAAAACATGTGCCGCACCTTGTTAGGCTCCTTCCTCTTTCACGGGGACGATGTCTTCAAGCCCGTCGGCGTCCTCAGCGGTGGGGAAAAGTCACGTCTCGCCCTCGTCCGCCTCCTCCTGGACCCACCAAATCTCCTCCTCATGGATGAGCCCACCACCCACTTGGACATGGGCAGCATCGATGCACTCATCGGCGCATTGGAGGACTATGAAGGCACCCTCGTCTTCATCAGCCATGATGTTCACTTCATCCGCGCCATGGCCAAAGGCGTCATCCACATCGCTGGCGGCGTCCTCACTCCCTACAGCGGTGACTACCAGTACTTCCTGGATAAAACCAAGGCCACCTCCGCTCGCGAGGCCCTCACCGCCACCCTGACCAATAGCCAGCCCGGTGCCTGGGATACCCCGAAAAAAGCCTTCTCCCCGCCTAAATCCAAAGAGCAAAAACGCCTCGAAGCCGAAGCCCGCAACAACCGCGCCAAAGGCAAAAAGGACCTCGAAAAAAACGTCACCCGCATTGAGGAGGAACTCGCCGCCCTTGATAAGCGCAAGATGGAACTCGTCGAGCTTCTTCAAGACGGAGCCACCTATTCCGACGCCGCCCGCTTCAAAGCCCTCAGCAAAGAACTCGAGGAGATCGAGCCACGCGTCGCCACCAAAACCGCCGCTTGGGAAAAAGCCGCAGGCGAACTTGAAGCA